One window from the genome of Pempheris klunzingeri isolate RE-2024b chromosome 7, fPemKlu1.hap1, whole genome shotgun sequence encodes:
- the LOC139203604 gene encoding monocarboxylate transporter 13, translated as MKSRKAGPPDGGYGWVVVMSAFFIMGLTAAVLKNFGLFFLDIQSHFGVLSSTTSWVTSTTIAMFHLGAPVASVLTIQFSQRVVIIVGGLLAASGMLLASLDLSLPWLYLTMGILQGIGISFSWIPANSMVSHYFARWRPIAYAIASSGECVFSILFSPFFQWLIEVYSWQGCLLIIGGLQLNLCVCGALMRPLEASQSPTQDTKGDAGVVLPKRKCIFQCSLMRKPEFLLYILFAIFAAAAFFIPPLFLVPFANSLGMDNYWPASILSFLALADLVGRLICGWVANMGLCRNLQLLSMVVTLLGVVLLLLPMGHNYWGILVFASLYGFLFGCVVAIQVISIMDIVSLEGFDNGLGLFMLFRSIGGFIGPPAAGWLVDQTNHYSSAFYLSGLCLISSAMFVVLVDRLIQKRKDVGAKVHQAIKGGDWETGIAK; from the exons ATGAAGTCCAGGAAAGCCGGGCCTCCTGACGGGGGCTACGGCTGGGTGGTGGTCATGTCTGCCTTTTTCATCATGGGCCTCACTGCTGCCGTCCTCAAGAACTTCGGCCTCTTCTTCCTGGACATCCAGAGTCACTTTGGAGTCCTGAGCAGCACCACCTCGTGGGTCACCTCCACTACGATTGCCATGTTTCACCTGGGAG CTCCGGTGGCCAGCGTGCTGACCATCCAGTTCTCTCAGAGAGTTGTCATCATAGTCGGAGGCCTGCTGGCTGCGTCGGGGATGTTGCTGGCGTCTCTGGACCTCAGTCTGCCCTGGCTCTACCTCACCATGGGCATCCTGCAAG GAATTGGCATTTCCTTCTCGTGGATCCCTGCCAACAGCATGGTGAGCCACTACTTTGCACGGTGGCGTCCCATCGCCTACGCCATCGCCAGCTCAGGGGAGTGCGTCTTCTCCATCTTGTTCAGCCCCTTTTTCCAGTGGCTGATCGAGGTGTACAGCTGGCAGGGCTGCTTGCTCATCATCGGAGGCCTTCAGctcaacctgtgtgtgtgcggtgccCTCATGAGACCCCTGGAGGCCTCCCAGAGCCCGACACAGGACACCAAAGGCGATGCTGGTGTGGTCCTGCCAAAGAGGAAGTGTATCTTCCAGTGCTCCCTCATGAGAAAACCTGAATTTCTCCTCTACATCCTCTTTGCCATCTTTGCGGCAGCTGCGTTTTTCATCCCGCCGCTCTTTCTAGTGCCCTTCGCCAACAGTTTGGGGATGGATAATTACTGGCCGGCCTCGATCCTCTCCTTCCTGGCATTAGCAGACCTGGTGGGGAGGCTGATCTGCGGGTGGGTGGCCAACATGGGGCTGTGTAGgaacctgcagctgctctctaTGGTGGTCACTCTGCTCGGCGTggtgctcctgctgctgcccatGGGCCACAACTACTGGGGCATCCTGGTCTTCGCCTCGCTCTACGGCTTCCTGTTCGGCTGCGTCGTGGCCATTCAGGTCATTTCCATCATGGACATTGTGAGCCTGGAGGGATTTGACAATGGACTGGGGCTCTTCATGCTTTTCAGGAGCATTGGTGGCTTCATCGGCccacctgctgcag GCTGGCTCGTGGACCAGACGAACCACTACAGCTCCGCCTTCTACCTCTCAGGCCTCTGCCTCATTTCATCAGCGATGTTTGTCGTCCTGGTCGACCGCCTCATTCAGAAGAGAAAAGACGTGGGGGCCAAGGTTCACCAGGCAATCAAGGGGGGGGACTGGGAAACTGGAATAGCCAAGTGA
- the gldc gene encoding glycine dehydrogenase (decarboxylating), mitochondrial produces MQSCAKSWGIFLAKSVSPSAPCRRLSDKSRVVWKLQCRIRTSGASPPTAARGLRTSAAVSSRQIERILPRHDDFTERHIGPGEREKREMLDALGLESIDQLIENTVPGSIRMQRSMKMDDPVCENEILESLQKIASKNKVWRSYIGMGYYSCSVPPPIQRNLLENSGWVTQYTPYQPEVSQGRLESLLNYQTMICDITGMPVANASLLDEGTAAAEAMQLCHRQNKRRTFYIDPRCHPQTIAVVQTRANYIGVKTMLKLPHEMDFSGKDVSGVLFQYPDTDGRVEDFTALVDRAHKGGALACCATDLLALCVLRPPGEFDVDIALGSSQRFGVPLCYGGPHAAFFAVKENLVRMMPGRMVGVTRDAAGKEVYRLALQTREQHIRRDKATSNICTAQALLANMAAMYALYHGPQGLKHIAERTHNAALILAEGLKRAGHRLHSETFFDTLKINCSVAAKDIFERAAQREINLRVYSEGVLGVSLDETVTERDLDDLLWVFGCESSAELIAEKMGERVKGIMASPFKRTSKYLTHQIFNSYHSETNIVRYMKRLENKDISLVHSMIPLGSCTMKLNSSSELMPITWREFANIHPFVPLDQADGYQKLFRQLERDLCEVTGYDNISFQPNSGAQGEYAGLAAIKAYLNSKGESSRSVCLIPKSAHGTNPASAQMAGMKVQVVEVDKDGNIDLAHLKTLVDKHKARLAAMMITYPSTFGVFEEHIGDICDLIHENGGQVYLDGANMNAQVGLCRPGDYGSDVSHLNLHKTFCIPHGGGGPGMGPIGVKAHLAPFLPSHPVVPMQSVDTSSSLGTISAAPWGSSAILPISWAYIKMMGAKGLVHATEVAILNANYMAKRLEGHYKILFRGRKGFVAHEFILDVRPFKKSANIEAVDVAKRLQDYGFHAPTMSWPVAGTLMIEPTESEDKAEMDRFCDALLGIRQEIADIEEGRMDSRINPLKMAPHSLACISSSTWDRPYSREHAAFPLPFIKPETKFWPSISRIDDIYGDQHLVCTCPPMEAYESPYEEKRASS; encoded by the exons ATGCAGAGCTGCGCCAAGTCCTGGGGGATCTTCTTGGCCAAGTCGGTGAGTCCCAGCGCACCGTGCAGGCGTCTGAGTGACAAGAGCCGCGTGGTTTGGAAACTTCAGTGCAGGATCCGGACCAGCGGGGCATCCCCACCGACAGCAGCCCGGGGTCTGAGGACGTCTGCAGCCGTCTCCtccagacagatagagagaatATTACCCAGGCATGATGATTTCACGGAGAGGCACATCGGTCCAggtgagagggagaagagagaaatgcTGGATGCTCTGGGACTCGAG tcgATCGACCAGTTGATCGAAAACACAGTGCCAGGCTCCATCCGCATGCAGCGGAGTATGAAAATGGATGATCCAGTCT GCGAGAACGAGATCCTGGAGTCTCTTCAGAAGATCGCATCAAAGAACAAAGTATGGAGATCCTACATCGGCATGGGCTACTACAGCTGCTCAGTACCGCCGCCCATCCAGCGTAACCTGCTGGAGAATTCAGGCTG GGTGACTCAGTACACCCCCTACCAGCCTGAGGTCTCTCAGGGTCGCCTGGAGTCACTCCTGAACTACCAGACCATGATCTGTGATATCACAGGCATGCCGGTGGCCAACGCTTCCCTGCTCGATGAAGGAACGGCTGCTGCTGAGGCCATGCAGCTCTGCCACAG acagaacaaaagaaGAACCTTCTACATTGACCCACGCTGCCATCCTCAGACCATTGCAGTGGTGCAGACCAGAGCCAA CTACATCGGGGTGAAAACTATGCTGAAGTTGCCTCATGAGATGGACTTCAGTGGGAAGGACGTGAGTGGTGTGCTCTTCCAGTATCCAGACACTGACGGCAGGGTGGAAGACTTCACAGCCCTTGTGGACCGGGCACATAAGGGAGGG GCCCTGGCTTGCTGTGCCACAGATCTGTTGGCCCTCTGTGTGTTGCGTCCACCAGGGGAATTTGACGTTGACATCGCACTGGGCAGCTCCCAGCGGTTTGGGGTTCCTCTCTGCTACGGTGGTCCCCACGCTGCCTTCTTCGCTGTTAAAGAAAACCTGGTCAGGATGATGCCTGGCAGAATGGTTGGAGTCACCAG ggACGCAGCTGGAAAGGAAGTGTATCGGCTTGCTTTGCAGACCAGAGAGCAGCACATTCGCAGAGACAAAGCAACCAGCAACATCTGCACTGCACAG GCTCTGCTGGCGAACATGGCTGCAATGTATGCACTGTATCATGGTCCTCAGGGACTCAAACACATCGCTGAGAGGACGCACAATGCCGCGTTGATTCTTGCTGAAG GTCTGAAGAGAGCAGGACACCGGCTGCACAGTGAGACGTTCTTCGACACTCTAAAGATCAACTGTAGCGTGGCAGCCAAAGACATCTTCGAGAGAGCTGCACAGAGGGAGATAAACCTGAGAGTCTACTCTGAAGGAGTG TTGGGTGTCTCTCTGGATGAGACTGTGACTGAGAGGGACTTGGATGACTTACTCTGGGTCTTTGGCTGTGAATCGTCAGCT gagCTGATCGCAGAGAAGATGGGTGAGCGGGTGAAGGGGATCATGGCAAGTCCTTTCAAGAGGACGAGCAAGTACCTCACGCACCAGATCTTTAACAG TTATCACTCTGAGACCAACATTGTGCGATACATGAAGCGCCTGGAGAACAAAGACATCTCCCTGGTGCACAGCATGATACCACTG gGCTCTTGCACCATGAAGCTAAACAGTTCTTCAGAGCTCATG CCAATCACCTGGAGGGAGTTTGCCAACATCCACCCCTTCGTTCCTCTGGATCAGGCTGACGGCTACCAGAAGCTCTTCAGACAGCTGGAGAGGGACCTCTGTGAGGTGACAGGCTATGACAACATCTCCTTCCAGCCAAACAG TGGTGCTCAGGGAGAATACGCCGGCCTGGCTGCCATAAAAGCCTACCTGAACTCAAAGGGAGAGAGCTCGAGAAGT GTCTGTCTGATCCCCAAGTCGGCCCACGGCACCAACCCAGCGAGCGCTCAGATGGCAGGCATGAAGGTtcaggtggtggaggtggataAGGATGGCAACATCGACTTGGCACATCTCAAGACCCTG GTGGATAAACACAAGGCGAGACTGGCAGCCATGATGATCACCTACCCTTCCACctttggtgtgtttgaggagcaTATCGGAGACATATGCGATCTTATTCACGAGAACGGTGGCCAGGTTTACCTGGACGGCGCCAACATGAACGCCCAG GTGGGTCTGTGTCGTCCTGGAGATTATGGCTCTGACGTGTCTCATCTCAACCTGCACAAGACCTTCTGCATCCCTCACGGTGGAGGAGGACCAGGCATGGGCCCGATTGGAGT GAAGGCCCACCTCGCCCCCTTCCTGCCGAGCCACCCGGTGGTTCCCATGCAGTCGGTCGACACCAGCAGCTCGCTGGGCACCATCAGCGCTGCCCCCTGGGGCTCCAGCGCCATCCTGCCAATCTCCTGGGCTTACATCAAG ATGATGGGAGCCAAAGGGCTGGTTCATGCTACGGAGGTGGCCATCCTCAACGCCAACTACATGGCCAAGAGGCTGGAAGGTCACTATAAGATCCTCTTCAGAGGCAGGAAAG GCTTTGTCGCCCACGAGTTCATTCTGGACGTGAGGCCATTCAAGAAGTCTGCTAACATCGAGGCAGTTGACGTCGCCAAGAGGCTGCAAGATTATG GCTTCCACGCACCCACCATGTCGTGGCCGGTGGCTGGCACCCTCATGATCGAGCCCACGGAGTCGGAGGACAAGGCTGAGATGGACCGGTTCTGCGACGCCCTGCTTGGTATCCGACAGGAGATCGCGGACATCGAAGAGGGAAGGATGGACTCTCGCATCAACCCGCTCAAG ATGGCTCCTCACTCTCTGGCCTGCATCTCATCCTCCACCTGGGACAGACCCTACTCCAGGGAGCATGCTGCTTTCCCTCTG ccctTCATAAAGCCCGAGACCAAATTCTGGCCGAGCATCTCCAGGATTGACGACATCTACGGAGACCAGCACCTCGTGTGCACCTGCCCACCCATGGAGGCTTACGAGTCTCCATACGAGGAGAAGAGAGCCTCCTCGTAG